The Neodiprion lecontei isolate iyNeoLeco1 chromosome 2, iyNeoLeco1.1, whole genome shotgun sequence genome segment ACTTTAGCACGGTGTATTTTTGTAAGACCAAACCGATATAAACGTTGTTGCGGAATGATTGTAGGATTTTAAATGATGGATAAGGCggtaaattttctcattcgtattcttaattcatttattcaaaacacAATCCAACCGACGATCAGTCCACCATTCACGTTATCTGATCCATCGATCAGTCGACCAGGACGCAGCATACCTTGTTGCCGGGACACGGACCAGGACGTTTTAAGATTTGGTTGCAATTGTTGAGGCATTCGCCACCGTAATGCCGGCAGGATGTCTCCTGATGTCTCTTCACTGAAATTGTACCGACGAATAAGTCGGAAGGTTTTATGTAACGAACCCTAATCACTCACTGCGGAGAGTAGAGGTAAGAATAAGTATCTCGTATGGGGTTTTTAACTGGAAAATTGGTTCAACGAGTCACCGGAAAGGCGCTTATAACCAACAAAGAGAAACAATCTGATCGGAGCTTTGTGGAACTTTTGCTCCAGCAATcccattttaatttctctctGGTTTACGGGCACTTTCCAAACACGGAGATGGTCCTCCTCAACCCTCCATGTATAACTCACCAACGCTGCAGCAGACTTCCTGTTTGTTCGGACATTCAGCCCCTTTCCAAAGAGTGTCGCAACGATTCGCCGACATGCAGTTTTCCATTGGGCAAGTTTCGCCGGCAGATTTACCTGAAAAATCGTTGAGCGATAAACGGATTGGCGATAAAAATTGCTTACCGATGTTCGATTTATATCATTTCGTCACCGATCATTTCATCTTGGTACGAAAGCGATGCGGATTGAATTCGGTTCACGGTGTGAAAACACTGCTGCTTTATCCGATACACcgagagtgaaattttatcgaaagaATGCTTGGGTTTTTAGGATCTTACTTGAAATCGATTAGAAATTAAATCGTTGCAACGAAACGGAGGTTCGGACTCACCTGGAAGATCGACGAGCGCCGTGAcggtgaatagaaaaatacaaACGAATCGCATTTTGGCAAACCTCGTCGCGTTGTTACTCTTCTCGATCGTTCGTTGACTGTTTACGAATTAATGCCGGCACTTTCCCGTGCGGCTACTATTATACGAAGGAAGGTGTTCGACACGCACGCGCTTTAACGCTTCCATGATCTCTGCGTAACCACTTACACATTTGTAAAGGGGGACGTCAGACATTCGCAATGTTGGAAGCGTGGGCGcgtacgttatacgtatgaTAATAAGAAAGTTTTTGCGTGGGGACGAGCGAACGAGCGAACGAAACGCGATTAGCGATATCTTTCGAGAGATTGTCTCGATCACGCGCTAATTGGCGCAATacggttgaaaaaaacaattattgttCATCCCCGATATGTCGGGAATGCCCCGGCGTTTTATACGCAgattgcgaaaatttccggAGTCTCGACAACGTCGACGATAAGAATTGCATAGCACGATACGTGCGTTGcaggattgtttttttttttttttataaacttccAAGCACCGATCTCAGTGAGATTAAATTCCACCgtcatatgtatgtataaatgttgagcaaatttttctttcaactagTGCAAGGCTTTTGTAACCGTTTGCGGTTAAGTACTGATTAGGTTCAAGGCAGTGCttagcaataaattattacccGTTTAAACCCGAATTCGACATTATCCTTCCAAAagttatttggtttttttcttaccaactTAGAAGTAAAGTAACGTAGACTTTACTGGTTCAGAATTGAAAGACGAGGATAATGTATTAAGCTGTTAATCTTAATTGCGTATATTAATCGCGCGGTGTTTCCTGTAGAATTGAGATTATAAAATTCTCGACTAGTGGGCAAAAGTACTTTCAGGAAAAAGCGTTAAAGAAAAACGTCCCTAAATTGAAAAACTCGAGGTCcatgtaatgaaaaataaaaatcgcggGCTCGGTATTTTCGTCTACCCATTTTACGCactaagaaatgaaaaatgatcacATGACCGCAGTCTTGACATCGCGTCATCTTCAGATTCTCGCCTCATTGCTTGACCTTAACGTACTTTATACACGTGGTTATATTGTACAGAAATGTCAAGTCTCTCATCGTAAAACTAGTCCGTGAAAATCCTTACAGCAGTCGTCGTGCATCTAATAGCAGCACTGAAATAAAACCAACGGCTGTATCACGATTTTCCGTCGAGGTCAATGAGAcataaataattaagaatatttcCTTCGAGGCTTCTAATTCTCCTCATCTTTTATCGCATCAAATTCTCGACATTCAACATTACATTACACCCAATAACACCGAAGGCGTTTCTTTTCATGTGTAAAAATACAAGCAGCCTGTAAAGTAATTAGAATACTTTCCATACACTTAGAATTCAAATTATCTTCCATCAAGTTTTTCAGCGATACACTCGTAAAACATTCAACGGACATTGAAATGACTTTTGCGATAAGGAATCGGCATGGCGTGTGACGTGCACAGGTATACAACGATATCTAACGTATACACACCGCTTTGGTTTATTCTCGCAGCGCGTGTTATTTAAAACAAGCAGCAACGCCACCAAAGCAAAGTGGCATGGGTTATACTAACATTCAGTTTCCAAGGAGTAGCTGGAcggttttttattcattccaATGCCATGTACTACGGCTCTTATCGGACTTCAACCGACGAAGAGAAGGGCCGAGCAGCCCCGAGCTGGTTGAAATCGCCAGGCCGGTTTTGCTATCTCCGAGGAGGACGAGTTGCAATCGAAACGCCTCGAGCCATATCTTCGTATTATAGGTACGTAGGTAAGTACGTATACGATATACATAACGTGCATCGCAGGCCGAAAGGAAGTCGTAAGTTTTTGTCGACAGATATGCGTGTGCTTAATACGCTGTATTTTGAAtgctgtgaaaaatttaccatTATTTACACCGCGTCATGAACACGGTCAATTAGGGTCGAGACTCGTCTGGTATATTTTCTGGCTAAAACGTTTTTTCAACATCACTAATTGTAAAGTCTGCTCCAAACTTCAAGCCCCTGTCCTAGTTTTTTgggcagatttttttctcatactaACTAATAGAACTAAAAGAAATCTGGTTCCACGAAATTGCGAAAGTTGATGCGCGCGCTTTTGATGGATTCATGAGACCCAACGTCttgatgaaaagttacgggaaaagagaagaaatcTTTAGGAAAATCGATGATAATATTTGACTGGACTGAAAGGATGTTTCTGTAAACTCAGGACCGGTGACTTGGCAAATTCTTCAGGTATGAAGTTCGTCACAGAAGTGGGAACGAAAAAGGGTTGTTCATTTACTCTATTACAGTTATATACGGTATTTTGATTAACGTTACATCTTTGCAATTTCTACTAATTTCGTTCCATTCGAGTCTTCGCTTACCAATAACGCCCAATCTGTAGATGTTTTTCGCTACTTTTCCCAGCTGTATGGAAACTCTATATTCAGCAATCATCGAGTATGAATTACTCGAAGCTAAAATTTGagaatatatttgtattacaATTGAAACATTGCGAATGATTAAACtcaagtatttttcttcctaatttAATGCTTCTGGGCTTATTTTCCTCGCTGACCAGGTTTTCACAAATCGTCTGAAAAACATTCGATTAAATCGTGAATGTCGTTCTTTTGAAGTGCTGAATTCTGTACTTGTACGACTATTTCCCTTAATAATTCGAAGCATCGATAATAATTTCAGGTGAAACACCATCGATTTCGTAGTTAGGAATAATCATACATACTTTCGTTATTCCATCCATCAAACGCGACTCGCGTCGTGTATAAACATGCATAAATTGCGATGCATAAATGGGACGTCGCGTCGTCAGCCGGCTTCCGGTGTTCGTGAGTCCCGGTAAAAACGAATGTCCAAGTCCGAGTAACGACTCACGTTTCGCTT includes the following:
- the LOC107220159 gene encoding uncharacterized protein LOC107220159, whose amino-acid sequence is MRFVCIFLFTVTALVDLPGKSAGETCPMENCMSANRCDTLWKGAECPNKQEVCCSVVKRHQETSCRHYGGECLNNCNQILKRPGPCPGNKVCCVLVD